The Mycolicibacterium hassiacum DSM 44199 genome includes a window with the following:
- a CDS encoding acyltransferase family protein: MATFLSQGFPSPAEVEAITPASRDRAIDVIRIVALVGVVVGHTVMATSVISEGVFVWGNLLTASPVFQALTWVFQIMPLFFFAGVAASVESWRAGGSWGNWLLRRCTRLYRPVFYYLAFWAVALTAARFVLPLHVWRPIAGISTQLLWFLGAYVLVLAAVPMLARITTTRRLVAAVAGLYAAIAIVDVIRINVDGLGALGYLNLSVWLIPGLLGVAYRRELLSRTTALGLAAGMLAVNLALLVFGPYELSLVGIETQQLKNMTPPSLLMAGHAIMMCAVAIAAAPAIARWAQRPRVWWLVAIGNTGAMTLYLWHMPPLLATHLAFDLLGHPRSDPSAPGFIGLSVLQLLIVAALVAVLFVALRPLENNPLPLWDGGFVAGPGPRSATVGALLCVAGAATLASVAWGLKDQGLYCAAVMLVALVAARALATGAPADTEASPAATVPAARG, from the coding sequence ATGGCGACGTTTCTTTCTCAGGGGTTTCCGTCTCCGGCCGAGGTCGAGGCCATCACCCCGGCCTCACGGGACCGGGCCATCGACGTCATCCGCATCGTCGCGTTGGTCGGGGTGGTCGTCGGCCACACCGTGATGGCGACCAGCGTGATCAGCGAGGGCGTGTTCGTCTGGGGCAACCTGCTCACCGCATCCCCGGTGTTCCAGGCGCTGACCTGGGTCTTCCAGATCATGCCGCTGTTCTTCTTCGCCGGTGTGGCCGCCTCGGTCGAGTCCTGGCGCGCCGGCGGCAGCTGGGGCAACTGGCTGCTGCGCCGCTGCACCCGGCTGTACCGCCCGGTGTTCTACTACCTGGCGTTCTGGGCGGTGGCGCTGACCGCGGCCCGGTTCGTGCTGCCGCTGCACGTCTGGCGGCCGATCGCCGGGATCTCCACCCAGCTGCTGTGGTTCCTCGGTGCGTATGTGCTGGTGCTCGCCGCGGTGCCGATGCTGGCCCGCATCACCACCACGCGCCGCCTGGTCGCCGCGGTGGCCGGCCTGTACGCGGCGATCGCGATCGTCGATGTCATCCGGATCAACGTCGACGGCCTCGGCGCGCTCGGCTACCTCAACCTGTCGGTGTGGCTGATCCCGGGCCTGCTCGGGGTGGCCTACCGGCGGGAGTTGTTGTCCCGCACCACCGCGCTCGGGCTGGCCGCGGGGATGCTGGCGGTCAACCTGGCGCTGCTGGTGTTCGGCCCCTACGAACTGAGCCTGGTCGGGATCGAGACCCAGCAGCTGAAGAACATGACGCCGCCGTCGCTGCTGATGGCCGGCCACGCGATCATGATGTGCGCGGTGGCGATCGCCGCCGCCCCCGCGATCGCCCGCTGGGCGCAGCGGCCCCGGGTGTGGTGGCTGGTCGCGATCGGCAATACCGGCGCGATGACGCTGTACCTGTGGCACATGCCGCCGCTGCTGGCCACCCACCTGGCGTTCGACCTGCTCGGTCATCCGCGATCCGACCCGTCCGCGCCCGGGTTCATCGGGCTGTCGGTGCTGCAGCTGCTGATCGTGGCGGCGCTGGTCGCGGTGCTGTTCGTGGCGCTGCGGCCGCTGGAGAACAACCCGCTGCCGCTGTGGGACGGCGGGTTCGTCGCCGGTCCCGGGCCGCGCAGCGCGACGGTCGGCGCCCTGCTGTGCGTCGCCGGCGCGGCTACCCTGGCGTCGGTGGCGTGGGGCCTGAAGGATCAGGGCCTGTACTGCGCGGCGGTCATGCTCGTCGCGCTGGTCGCGGCCCGGGCGCTGGCCACCGGCGCGCCGGCGGACACCGAAGCGTCACCGGCCGCGACGGTGCCGGCGGCGCGAGGCTAG
- a CDS encoding PPOX class F420-dependent oxidoreductase, which translates to MGRAVFDDKLLAVIAGNSLGVLATIKRDGRPQLSNVSYHFDPRDLTIRVSITEPRAKTRNLRRDPRASLHVSADDGWSYAVAEGNAVLTPPAASPDDEVVEGLIALYRDIAGEHPDWDEYRRAMVDERRVLMTMPISHVYGLPPGTR; encoded by the coding sequence ATGGGGCGCGCGGTGTTCGACGACAAACTGCTGGCCGTTATCGCCGGCAACTCACTGGGCGTACTCGCCACGATCAAACGTGACGGCAGACCTCAGCTGTCCAACGTCTCCTATCACTTCGACCCGCGCGACCTGACCATCCGGGTGTCGATCACCGAACCGCGCGCCAAGACCCGCAACCTGCGGCGCGATCCGCGCGCCTCCCTGCACGTCAGCGCCGACGACGGCTGGTCCTACGCCGTCGCCGAGGGCAACGCGGTGCTGACCCCACCCGCGGCGTCCCCCGACGACGAGGTGGTCGAGGGGCTGATCGCGCTGTACCGCGACATCGCCGGCGAGCATCCGGACTGGGACGAGTACCGGCGCGCCATGGTCGACGAGCGCCGGGTGCTGATGACGATGCCGATCTCGCACGTCTACGGTCTGCCGCCGGGCACCCGCTGA
- the hypB gene encoding hydrogenase nickel incorporation protein HypB produces MGRFHRHDDHDHSHDHGHDHGHGHDHDHGHGHDHGHDHAPAPGGAVSEHGDHSGYATGAERVVVLERIFEENDQTAAANRRDFDAAGVTAVNLMSSPGAGKTTVLAETLRRLQGRRRIGVIEGDIETSIDADRLNGFGAAISLINTSKGFGGECHLDAPMVRSALPRLPLAELDLVIIENVGNLVCPAEFDVGAHASAMVYSVTEGEEKPLKYPGMFRAAQLVLVNKVDLIPHLDYDLETFYRNLRSVNPDVVTIETSARTGQGIDRWCEWLCALGR; encoded by the coding sequence ATGGGCAGGTTCCACCGGCACGACGACCACGACCATTCGCACGATCACGGTCATGACCACGGTCACGGTCACGACCACGACCACGGTCACGGTCACGACCACGGTCATGATCACGCGCCCGCGCCGGGGGGCGCCGTCAGCGAGCACGGGGACCACTCCGGCTACGCCACCGGCGCCGAGCGCGTGGTGGTGCTGGAACGGATCTTCGAGGAGAACGACCAGACCGCCGCGGCCAACCGGCGCGATTTCGACGCCGCCGGGGTGACCGCGGTGAACCTGATGTCCTCGCCGGGCGCGGGCAAGACGACCGTGCTCGCCGAGACCCTGCGCCGGCTGCAGGGCCGGCGGCGGATCGGCGTGATCGAGGGCGACATCGAAACCAGCATCGACGCCGACCGGCTCAACGGTTTCGGCGCGGCGATCTCGTTGATCAACACCTCCAAGGGCTTCGGCGGCGAATGCCACCTCGACGCGCCGATGGTGCGCTCGGCGCTGCCGCGGCTGCCGCTGGCCGAGCTGGACCTGGTCATCATCGAGAACGTGGGCAACCTGGTGTGCCCGGCCGAGTTCGACGTCGGTGCGCACGCCTCGGCGATGGTGTATTCGGTGACCGAGGGCGAGGAGAAGCCGCTGAAGTACCCGGGCATGTTCCGGGCGGCGCAGCTGGTCCTGGTCAACAAGGTCGACCTCATCCCGCACCTCGACTACGACCTGGAGACGTTCTACCGCAACCTGCGCAGCGTCAACCCCGACGTGGTCACGATCGAGACCAGCGCCCGCACCGGTCAGGGCATAGACCGGTGGTGCGAGTGGCTCTGTGCGCTGGGCCGATAG
- a CDS encoding hydrogenase maturation nickel metallochaperone HypA produces the protein MHELSICHSMIGIVQKHAAGRPVRAVHVQVGAMRQIVPDTLSYCWTLVTESSELAGAELRVEQVPAKIRCSGCGREHVLDAPVLACPDCAGQPVELIQGDEFLITTLELAEV, from the coding sequence GTGCACGAGCTTTCGATCTGCCATTCGATGATCGGCATCGTCCAGAAGCACGCCGCCGGCCGTCCGGTCCGCGCGGTCCACGTTCAGGTCGGAGCGATGCGCCAGATCGTGCCCGACACCCTGAGCTACTGCTGGACACTGGTGACCGAGAGCTCCGAGCTGGCCGGTGCGGAGCTGCGGGTGGAACAGGTTCCCGCCAAGATCAGGTGCAGCGGATGCGGTCGCGAACACGTTCTCGATGCCCCGGTTCTGGCCTGCCCGGACTGCGCCGGGCAACCCGTGGAACTGATCCAGGGCGACGAATTCCTCATCACCACACTGGAATTGGCAGAGGTATAG
- a CDS encoding AraC family transcriptional regulator yields MTSRLARLGFIDTRRTTKPVRRKIRSRGVPPALANREIFYTEDVREAAKLIGQALAPTRLTVTGNMSGFAATMHGVRMRNISMLYLDLHVAAVLEFPAMGSFFGVYMPMNGRVQCRHNDHEFESNTIRALVSNPGGPLTMRFDDDSPLLLVRIEEQALLEYLVRMRGRRLTQPLVFEPEFDLTTDTAVRWHAAVQLVHTEVFHEGSLLQGGHGISGLEDLLMNSLVLIQPSSYHSEFVRPSERPVRPVVQAAIDYIDRHLAEPITMESIARNVHMSVRSIQQAFREELGVSPMAYVRDRRLERVHEELSDALPSDGVTVTEVANKWGFHHLGSFASEYRKRWGTTPSETLRS; encoded by the coding sequence ATGACGTCTCGGCTGGCCAGACTGGGGTTCATCGACACCCGCCGGACCACCAAACCGGTGCGGCGCAAGATTCGCTCGCGCGGGGTGCCGCCGGCACTGGCCAACCGCGAGATCTTCTACACCGAGGACGTGCGCGAGGCGGCGAAGCTCATCGGTCAGGCGCTGGCGCCGACCCGGCTGACCGTCACGGGCAACATGTCCGGGTTCGCGGCCACCATGCACGGCGTGCGGATGCGCAACATCAGCATGCTGTACCTGGATCTGCACGTCGCCGCGGTGCTGGAGTTCCCGGCGATGGGCAGCTTCTTCGGCGTCTACATGCCGATGAACGGCCGGGTCCAGTGCCGCCACAACGACCACGAGTTCGAGTCCAACACCATCCGGGCGCTGGTGAGCAACCCGGGCGGGCCGCTGACCATGCGCTTCGACGACGACTCGCCGCTGCTGCTGGTCCGCATCGAGGAGCAGGCGCTGCTGGAGTACCTGGTCCGGATGCGGGGCCGGCGGCTCACCCAGCCGCTGGTGTTCGAACCCGAATTCGACCTGACCACCGACACCGCGGTGCGCTGGCACGCCGCCGTGCAGCTGGTGCACACCGAGGTGTTCCACGAGGGGTCGCTGCTGCAGGGCGGGCACGGCATCAGCGGGCTGGAGGACCTGCTGATGAACAGCCTGGTGTTGATTCAGCCGTCGAGCTACCACAGCGAGTTCGTCCGCCCGTCCGAGCGTCCGGTCCGGCCGGTGGTGCAGGCGGCGATCGACTACATCGACCGTCATCTCGCCGAGCCGATCACCATGGAGTCCATTGCCCGCAACGTGCATATGAGCGTGCGCTCGATCCAGCAGGCGTTCCGTGAGGAGCTCGGTGTGTCACCGATGGCCTACGTGCGCGATCGCCGGCTGGAGCGGGTGCACGAGGAGCTGTCCGATGCGCTGCCCAGCGACGGCGTGACCGTCACCGAGGTGGCCAACAAGTGGGGATTCCACCATCTCGGCAGCTTCGCGTCGGAGTACCGCAAGCGCTGGGGGACCACGCCGTCGGAGACACTGCGCAGCTGA
- a CDS encoding DUF1641 domain-containing protein — protein MSADVSLITDSENELTADSPRNDLIRRLEDPKTAAALGQLLDHAELVAFLVDSIDGFVRRADVISDSVASGVAEVKQLAGSNGQRPWPAVDVAALSETVARLGAAAAAAAPVVERLLNSPLTDPQTADTLAQLGEAVVAGRQAAAADRRGPKGIFALMRATKDPDVARGLGFMIHIARAVGRSLGQDPQSARKE, from the coding sequence GTGTCCGCTGACGTTTCGCTCATCACAGACTCGGAGAACGAGCTAACGGCCGACTCTCCCCGAAACGACCTGATCCGGCGCCTGGAGGACCCGAAAACCGCCGCCGCGTTGGGTCAGCTTCTCGATCACGCCGAACTGGTGGCCTTCCTGGTCGACAGCATCGACGGCTTCGTGCGGCGCGCCGATGTGATCAGCGATTCGGTGGCCTCCGGTGTCGCCGAGGTCAAGCAACTGGCCGGCAGCAACGGTCAACGGCCTTGGCCCGCTGTCGATGTCGCCGCGCTCTCCGAGACCGTCGCCAGGCTGGGGGCGGCGGCGGCAGCCGCGGCCCCGGTGGTGGAGCGGCTGCTGAACTCACCGCTGACCGACCCGCAGACCGCCGACACGCTGGCCCAACTCGGTGAGGCCGTGGTCGCCGGCCGCCAGGCCGCCGCGGCCGACCGGCGCGGGCCGAAGGGCATTTTCGCCCTCATGCGAGCGACCAAAGACCCTGACGTGGCGCGCGGGTTGGGGTTCATGATCCACATCGCCCGAGCTGTGGGCCGCTCACTGGGTCAGGACCCCCAGTCCGCGAGAAAGGAGTAG
- a CDS encoding NADH-quinone oxidoreductase subunit B family protein codes for MASVLWFQGGACSGNTMSFLNAEEPSVVDLIVDFGLEVLWHPSLGMELGDNAQKLFWDCVRGERPLDIFVFEGTVIEAPNGTGRMDMFAGRPMKDWVTDLCNAAQIVVAIGDCACWGGIPATEPNPSQSTGLQFHKRKKGGFLGPGFKSKMGLPVINIPGCPAHPDWITQIIVALATGRAGDITLDELHRPETFFKTFTQTGCTRVQFFEYKQSTLQFGEGTRTGCLFYEFGCRGPMTHSPCNRILWNRQSSKTRAGMPCLGCTEPEFPHFDLAPGTVFKTQKVSGTIPKEVPEGTDHLTYMAHAAAARIAAPQWAKEDMFVV; via the coding sequence ATGGCGTCCGTGCTCTGGTTTCAGGGAGGCGCGTGTAGCGGCAACACCATGTCGTTCCTCAACGCCGAGGAGCCCAGTGTCGTCGATCTGATCGTCGATTTCGGCCTGGAGGTACTCTGGCACCCGTCGTTGGGCATGGAACTCGGCGACAACGCCCAGAAGCTGTTCTGGGACTGCGTCCGCGGTGAACGGCCGCTGGACATCTTCGTCTTCGAGGGCACCGTCATCGAGGCGCCCAACGGCACCGGCCGCATGGACATGTTCGCCGGGCGCCCGATGAAGGACTGGGTCACCGACCTGTGCAACGCGGCGCAGATCGTCGTCGCGATCGGTGACTGTGCCTGCTGGGGCGGCATTCCGGCCACCGAGCCGAACCCGTCGCAGTCGACCGGTCTGCAGTTCCACAAGCGCAAGAAGGGCGGATTCCTCGGCCCGGGCTTCAAGTCCAAGATGGGCCTGCCGGTGATCAACATCCCGGGCTGCCCGGCGCACCCGGACTGGATCACCCAGATCATCGTCGCGCTGGCGACCGGCCGCGCCGGCGACATCACCCTCGACGAACTGCACCGGCCCGAAACGTTCTTCAAGACCTTCACCCAGACCGGTTGCACCCGGGTGCAGTTCTTCGAGTACAAGCAGTCCACCCTGCAGTTCGGTGAGGGTACCCGTACCGGTTGCCTGTTCTACGAATTCGGCTGCCGGGGTCCGATGACCCACTCGCCGTGCAACCGCATCCTGTGGAACCGCCAGTCCTCCAAGACCCGCGCCGGCATGCCCTGCCTGGGCTGCACCGAACCGGAGTTCCCGCACTTCGATCTCGCGCCCGGCACGGTGTTCAAGACCCAGAAGGTCAGCGGCACCATCCCGAAGGAAGTGCCGGAGGGGACCGACCATCTCA